The genomic region CGAGGCCGACGACCGCGACGCCGCGGTCGCCTACCGCCACGAGCGCGGCCGAACCATGGACGACGTGATGGTCGCCACGCTCCCGCTGATGACGCTCAACACGGCGAAACAGCACCACAACGTCGACGTGATGGCCGACTCGCCGTCGGGCGACATCGTCGCCTACGGGGACGTGACGCGGTCGGTCGCGCTCGGGCACGCCCGCTCGGACGAGGCCACCTACCGCGAGATCGGCTGTGACGACGAGCGCTTCCACACGTTCGTCACGCCCGGCGACACCGTCTACGGCTTCACCCGGGTACTCGACACGGGCGAATCCGACGCGACTGCCGGCACCGTCACGTTCGAACACATCGCTTTCAACCAGCGCGACGAGCCCGTCTACTCGGGTACCCGCCGCGCCCGCATCCAGACGAGGAACTAACCATGCCAGGACTCGCACGCACCTTCCAGACCGCACCGGCCGCCGTCCCCCGCGACAACACGGCGAAGTATCTCGACTCCGCACTCGGCGCGGAGGGCTTCGAAGCCCCCGACTGGCTCGTGCCAGACCTCGAAGACGGCACCGCGCCGGACATGAAGGCTGAGGCGCTGGAGAACGTCATCGACCGTCTCCCCGGGCACGCCGATTCGTTCCCCGGTGAAATCTGGCCCCGCGTGCAGTGGGCCTACGACTCTGAGGCCGCCCGCGAACAGGGCCGCGAGGAGATTCACCGGCTCGTCAGCGAGGTCGGCGAACACATCGACGGCGTGGTCGTCCCGAAGGTCGGCCGCCTGGAGGACGTGAAAGACGCCGCCGGTGTCGTCGCCGAGGCCGAGCGCGAGTTCGGGTTCGAGGACGGCGCTATCGGGCTCTCGGTCATCATCGAGACGGCCCAGGCGCGCTCGGACCTGCGGGAGATCTCCCTGTTCGGCCACGATTCCCGCCTCACCGGGCTCGTCTTCGGCCCGGTCGACTACACCGCCGAGCTGGGCGGGCGCGACATCGGTTCGGGTCGCCCGCGGTGGGACGGCCTGCTCGAAGCCATGTCGAACGAGGCGAGCGCGAACGACCTCGTCGCCATCGGCGGTCCCTTCGACCACCTGTTCAAGGAACGCGCCGGCATCACGTTCTACAACGCCGACGGCTACGCCGACCAGGTCGAACACGAGGCCCAGCTCGGCCTCGACGGCTCGTGGTCACTGTACCCCAAGCAGACGGCCCAGGCGAACCGCATCCACATGCCGACCACCGAGGAACTCGAACGGAACGTCCACAAGATAGAGGCGTTCCAGGAGGCCAAGGCCGGCGGAACCGGCGCGGTCACCGTCGACGGGCAGATGGTCGACGAGGCGACGTTCAAGAACTTCGTGAACACGGTCGAGACCGTCCGCGAGATCGACGAGGCACACCCCGACCAGACGAGCGAGATGTACGACGAGACGTTGCTCGAGCGGGCGCTGACCGTGGATACGTCGTGGGAGTGACCGTCAGGACTCCAGCGACTTCTTGAGCAACTCGACGTTCCGCTTGTTCCCCTTCCACATCGCGTCGAAGGCATCACCCACGACCGGAATCGCACCCACGCCCGCGTCGACACCCACGTTCCCGAGCATCCGCACCAGCGTCAGCTTCGGCACGCCGGCCCGGTACGCCTCGGCGACGATGTAGAGCGACACGGCGGCGCTGGCGGCGTCCCCGACACCCGGAACCAGCCCGACCAGCGGGTCGAGCCCGATGCGGATGTTCGTGCCAGGCACCCTGAAAGCGTCGTCGAGCAGGTCCGCGACCAGTTCGGTCCGTCGGACCGCCGGGTGAGACGAAGACGTGTCTGTCATGCTGTACTAGTCGTCGCCAGTCGATATATCTCTGTGGCTGGCCGGACCTGCCGGAGCGTGCTCAGGGCATCTCCACGCCCGTGAACTCGAAGCGCGCGCCGCCATCGGGGCTCTCCGCGATGGACACGTCCCAGCCGTGGGCCTCCGCGACGTTCTTGACGATGGTGAGCCCGAATCCCGTGCCACCGTTGGCGGTCGAGTACCCGGACTCGAACACCTTGTCACGGAGGTCGGGTGGGATACCCGGGCCGTCGTCCTCGATGAAGAACCCACCCTCCAGCGGGCCGACCCTGACGACGGCAACCTCGTCATCGGCGTCTCCGTCGCAGTCGTCGCCTCCATCGACCTCGGCGCCGTGTTCGAGCGCGTTCCGGTACAGGTTCTCGACGAGTTGGCCCAATCGCCCCTCGTCCGCCCGTATCGTCTGCTCGGTCTCGACCTGCAGGAGGGCCTCGTTCGTGCTCGCGCTGATGTTCTGCCAGCACCGCCGGGCGAGCGCGCCAAGGTCGACGTCGTCGGTCTCGTCGATGCTCTGTCCCTGCCTGGCGAGGGTGAGGAGGTCCTCGATGAGCGACTCCATGCGGTCGTGAGCCCGGTCGATGGCGGCCAGGTGTTCGGTGTCGCAATCGTCGCTCGCGAGTTCCGTATGCAGGGCGGCGACGGTCAGTGGTCCCCGGAGGTCGTGGCTGACCACGCTCGCGAACTCCTCGAGGTGCTCGTTCTTCCGTTCCAGCTCCCGCTGGCTGGCGAGTTCGCGGAGGGCCGTGGCGACGCTCTGCCCGAGGATGGTGACGAGCGTGACGTCGGCGTCGTCGAAGGTGCGCTCCTTGGCCGCGCCACAGGACAGCACGCCGAAGCGTGCCAGCGGAACGATGACGGTCGAATCGACGGGGATATCCGCGGCCAGTCGCTTCCGGTTGAGGCACTCGAAGACCTTCGTCTCGCCCGCCTCGAACAGGTCCCAGAGCCAATCCCCCCGGGGATGCGTCGGTTGCTCGGCCTCGACCTCCTCCAGCAGCTCCCGGTGTTCGTCCGTCTGGGCGACCAGCTCGAGGGCGGTCGCGTCGTCGTTCACGAACCAGACCGTCGGCATCGGATAGCCCAGCAGCCGCTCCGCGGCGTCGACGGCGATGTCGGCGATCTCCTGCTCCGTCTCCGCCTCGAGCAGGCGCTGGGTCGCCCCGTGCAGGGCTTCGACCTGTTCTGCCCGTCGCTCGCGCTCGGTCACGTCCAGTTTCGATGCGACGATGTGGGTGACCTCGCCGTCGACGACGACCGGCGCGAGCTTCGTCTGGTAGGTCCGCCTGCCGCCGGGAAGTTCCAGCGTTTCCCTGAACGTCAGCGGCTCCTGGCGCTCGTAGCACTCCCGGTAGTTCGCCTCGAGGGTCGTCCCGGGCTCGGGGCCGAGCACGTCGCGGGGCGTCTTTCCACAGGCGGCCTCGCTGCTCACGCCGAACATCGCCTCGACGACCGGGTTGAGCTGCTGGAACCGGAAGGCCCGTCCCTCGTCGCTGTCGATGAGTGCCAGCCCCGCCTGTGCGTTCCTGAACACCGTCTCGAACTCCTCTTTGAGTTCCTCCAGCTCGCGCTGCTGTCGCTTGCGGTCGGTGATGTCCGTGCTGAGACCGACCAGTCCTTGCAATTCCCCGTTCTCGTCGAAGTACGGGAACTTGTTGTCGAGGAAGACGTGCTCCTCACCGTCGATGTACTGGGTCGCCTCGCTGATGCGGTTCTCCTTACCAGCTAGCACCCGTTCGTCCATCGTCCGGATCTGTCGTGCACTCTCGGCGTCGAAGAGGTCGAAGTCGGTCTTCCCGATTATCTCGTCGGCAGCCATGTCGAAGTAGTCCGCGCCGTGCTCGTTGATGAAGCGGTACCTTCCCTCGACGTCCTTGACGTAGATGGCTTCGAGCGCGTTCGAAACGATGGCGTCCAGCCGTTGCTCCTGACGCTTCCGATTCGTCACGTCCCGTGTGCTGACAATCAGTTCGTCCGCCGACCTGTCGGCGGGACGTTCGGTCCGGACGGATTCGAGCCAGCGCCACGACCCGTCGCGATGCCGGAACCGGTACTCCACCGAGTCCACCGCTTCGGGTTCCTCCAGCGCTTCCTGCAACGCCTCTCTGACACGGTCCCGGTCGTCCGGATGCACGAACATCAGGGCGTTCTTCCCGATCAGCTCCTCCCTGTCGTAGCCGAGTATCCGCTCGACCGACGGGCTCTGGTATTTGACGATACCCGTCGAGTCGATGACCGTGACGATGTCGGTCGTGTGCTGTAAGATCAGTTCATCCTCCCGGGCCCAACTCATTACTCTACGGTAATATTGTAGACAAGAGAGCATAAACTGCGTGCAGGGAGAATAAGCTCGTTAGAGCGTTGCTATATACAGAATACAAACTTTTGTCTGCCTATAGACTATCCGACTTTCTCACTATCAGACCGTTTCGGTCCCCCGGTTTCTGGTGGTGTCGGTCACGGCTGGATGTGGGCACCAGTCCCGGGTTCCAGCACCTGAAATCTGGACCGCTGCCCGGGGGAGCCGGACTGGACTGGGAGCCGCCAGAATCTACGCATTGCTCCTCGTGAATCTTCGTGAGAATGCGGTGGGACTGGGATTCGAACCCAGGAGGCCGAAGGCCACCTGCTTTCAAGGCAGGCGCGTTAGTCCACTCCGCCATCCCACCACGGTCGGGAGTATCTGCGGAACCGTCTAAGACCTGTCGGTCTATTCGCGGACGAGTTCCAGGTCGCCGTCGTCCGCGACCACCGTCAGACCACGATCCTCGATGAACTCGGTGGTGTGGGGTGGGACGATTCGGCCCGCGCGCCGCCGGGCGCGGAGGATGGAGACGACCGAACAGAGGTCGTCGCCGGTCTCGACAGTCTCGTAGTTCGGGAGGAAGTCCACCTCGAGGTCGGCGTCGCGGGCGCGGGCGGTGAGCGTCTCGACCACCGGCGAGGCGAACGCGCCGTCGAAGTCGATGGGTTCGCAGAAGGCGCTCCCCCAGACGCGGCCGTCGCTGGCCGGGCCCAGCACGACATCGGAGCGCCGGAGCTTCATCGAGGCGTTGTCGATGTCCTTCCGGCCGGCCAGCGGGGCAGTCCCGTCGAGAACGAGGACGGAGGCGTGGTCCTCGCGGTCGAGGAGGTGCGTGACGGTGTTGCCGACGCGGCCGTCGTAGGTCGAGCCGACCTGCACCTCGAAGCGCGTCTCGTCGGCGCTGCCGAGGGCGTCCGCGGCGACGGCGCGAACCTCGGCTTCGGCCTCGCCGTCCGCTTTCGAGAACTCGTCCGGGAGGAGGTCCTCGTCGCGGTAGTTCACCAGGAGTTCGCCACCGCTCTCGGCGGCGGCGAATAGCGTGTCGGCGAGCATGGCCCGGTAGCAGTCGGCGGCGTCTTCGGCCGACAGGGGCGTCTCCTCGGCGAGTCGGGGCAGCACGAGGCCCTCGCGTGGGGGGTCGGCGAGGACGACCACGAGTGTCATACCACCATCTGCCGTCGCGGGAGCCTTGAACCCGCCGCTTCGGGCCGAGGGACACGCGGCGGAGCCGAGACCGACCGTGCGGACTTATGTGGGACCAGCCCGTTGGATATCGCATGAACTGGTTGAAAGTTCTCGGCGTGCTGGTGCCCCTGGGAATCCTCGCGGCGGGCCTCGGCTCGCTCGCGACACTCGGCACGAATCTCGAACCCCTGACCGACGTGCTGTCGCTTCCGGCCGTCGCGGTCGGCTTCCTCATCGTCGTCGCCGTCATGGGTGCGGTGTCCGTCGTCGGCGCTGGCTCGAAGGAGTGGCGCGCGAACACGTACTGGTAAGCGAGAAAACGCGGCTACCTGCTTCTGCGACCCTTGGTCTGGCGGTAATCGGAGGCCATCAGTTTCGCGAACGCCTCGACGAACGTCTGGGTCTCGTCCTCGTCCTGTTCGTCGGGGGCGATCATGGGGACCAGTTCGAAGCCACGACCCCGGAAGCGCTCCCCGTGGTCGTCGTACACGTCGAACTTCTCGGCCGCCGTGGTCGTGTACTCGGTCGCGATCTCGGCGAGAGCGCGCTCGCCCACCGGAACGATGACCTCCGGGTTTATCATCCGAATCTCCGCGTTGAGGTAGGGTTCACACGTCGCGATCTCCTCGTCGGTCGGGGCGCGTTCGGGGTCCCGACACCGGGTGAGGTACGTGACGAACACGTTCGCAAGTTCGGGCTCGTCGGGGTCGCTGTCGGCCCGGCAGAGCATGAGCCGCCGGAGGATGGAGAGGAAGGTCTCGTCGCGGGCGAAGGGAACACCGGCGTGCTCGGCGTCGGCCGACGGTCGCTCCCCCACGAACAGGAAGTCCGCACCCACGTCGCCGTAGCCGTGGACGACGCGCTCGCGGGGCCCGCAGAGGTCGCAGTTCTCGCAGTTCTCGTCCATCCCGAACGGGTTGGCGAGGTCGTCCTGGTTAGCGTCCACGTCGAGAGCCAGGGCAGGTGGGTGGGTAAGCGCTTCGGAGCGCAGGAGGCCGGAGCCCCGACCACGGAAGGTTTATGTCGGGTTGCTGCCAACTTCTGGCAGAGCGATGCTATCCGTCTCTCGTACAGCAGTCTGCTTCGTCGCTGGCTTCGCACACGTCGGCGGCAATACACCGTCGGAGGTGACCGGCCGATGAGCACGGCGACGGGCACCGACCGCGGCCTCGTGGTTCGGATGGTGCTGACGCTGGCCGTGGTCGCAGCCCTTCCCGTGGTGTTCCTCTATGGGCTGCTGACGGTCCCGTTCGCAGTCCTGTCACTGCTTGGGCGGCATCAGGGCGCGGTCGTCCCGGCCATCTCCCCGCTTGTCGTGGGCGGCGTCGCCGCGGCCGCCCTGGTGATACAGTACCTCGTCGGGCCGTCGCTGGCGTTGCGCCTCGGCCACGCGCGACCCGCCGACGAGGAGGAGTATCCGCGACTCCACGCCTCGGTGGGGCGCATCGCCCAGCAACTCGACATCCCGAAGCCAGCGGTCCGGGTCGTCGACTCCCGTGCCCCGAACGCCTTCGCGGTCGGTCGGACCCCCTCGAACGCCTCGATCGCTGTGACCGACGGGCTGCTCGACACCCTCGACGACGAGGAACTCGACGCCGCGGTTGCCCACGAACTCGCCCACGTCCGGAACCGCGACGCCGCGCTGATGAGCGTCGCGTTCCTCGTCCCGACGGTCGCGTTCTTCGTCGCGAAACTCGTGAGCACGGTGTTCAACGGGCTCGGCCACGTCTGGATAATCCCCGGCGACGACGACTCCGGTGGCGTCCTCGTCGCCATCGCCGCGATCATCCTCTCGCTCTTGCTCATGGGTGTCCTCGCGGTCGTCTTCTGGGCGGCCGGCTTCCTGAGCTACCGGCTGCTCTCGCGCTATCGGGAATATGCCGCCGACCGGGCCGCGGCCGAGGCGACCGGGAACCCGGGCGCGCTCGTGAGCGCCCTCACGACCATCGAGAACGGGATGGAGCGGGCCCCGGAGCGCGACCTCCGGGAACTCGACGGCGGTGAGAGTGCCCTGTACATCGTCCCGCTCTCGGCCGAGATGGTCGAGGAGAAGTCGCTGGTCAGTCCGAAGGTGTTCCCGTCGTCGCACCCGCCGACGAAGGAGCGAATCGAACGGTTGCGCGAACTGGTCTGATTTCCTGGCGCTATCGGCCGAGGCCGCCGCGTTCGATGACGTCGAGGATGAACTTCACGTTCCGCAGAATCTCTTCCGGAGAGGTGTCCTCGTTCTCGTCGTAGAGGTCGCTGGTCCGGTAGAGGATGTTCGCGAGCTGGTCCGACTCGGTGCTCTCGGCCCGAATCTCGTCCGCGATCTCGCGGAGGAACCGGACCTTCTCCGGGTCGGGTTCGAACTCGCGGTCGGGGCTGTCCTTGGAATCAGCCGGGTCGTCGCTCATCGGCTGTTGACGTGCTGCTGGCGCTTGACGAACCCGACGTTGTCCGCGACGGCCTCCGTGATGTCACGGAACGCCTGCCCCGTCTCGTTGTCGTGGTCGAGCACCACGGGCTTACCCTCGTCGCCGCCGGTCCTGACCGCGGGGTCGAGCGGGACCGACCCGAGGAACGGCATGTCGTGGGCGTCGGCGAACTTCTGGCCCCCGCCTTCGCCGAAGATGGCGTGCTCGCCGCCGCAGTCGGGGCACTTGAACGAGCCCATGTTCTCGGCGATGCCCAGCACGACGGTGTCGTGCTTGCCGAACATCTCCAGGCCCTTGCGGGCGTCGTCGAGTGCGACCTCCTGCGGGGTCGTGACGATGACGCTGCCGGTGACGGGGACGGTCTGGAGCAGCGTCAGCTGGGTGTCCCCGGTGCCCGGTGGCAGGTCGATGACCATGTAGTCGAGGTGGCCCCACTCCACGTCCTCCCAGAGCTGGGTGAGGACCTTGTGGACCATCGGGCCGCGCCAGATGACGGGGTCGTCCTCGCCGACCAGGAATGCCATCGACATGAGCTTCATCCCGTACTTCTCCGGGGGCACGAGCTTCTCGTCCTTGGTCGCGCCCGGCGGCTCGTCGGCGTCGACCATCCGCGGGACGTTCGGACCGTACACGTCGGCGTCGAACAGGCCGACGCGTGCGCCCATGTCAGAGAGGCCAGCGGCGATGTTCACGGCCATCGTCGACTTGCCGACGCCACCCTTGCCGGAGGCGACCGCGATGACGTTCTCCACGTTCGGGAACACCTGCTCGTCGCCGGAGAGGCCGGTGTCGGTCTTCGCCGAGAGGTCGATGTCGAGGCCGGTGTCTGCGAGGACCTCGCGGACCTCGTTGGCCAGGTCTGTCTCGATGGGAGAGTAGGGTGCGCCGAGGGCGAGCGAGATGTGTACCTCGTCGCCGTCGACCTCCACGTCGTTCACGAGTCCGAGCGAGACGATGTCGTCGCCCAAAGCCGGGTCCTCGACCTGCCGGAGCCGGTCGAGAATCGCGTCTGCGTCCATGGCCGGGTGTCGGGGCGAGCGAGCGAAAAGGATTGTGTTACACGGTCCCTTCGTTGCCACGACTGTGTGGGGTGTTACCACTGTTCAGTTAGTTTGATGTGAAATGGGTGATATGTACTGGTAGAGGCAGAAAGATGCGTACCCTCCACTTCGCACTCGCCTGATTCTCTCGGCCGCCCAGTCCGGGCGGCACGGGTCGCGCCCACCGTGGCCATAGCCGCAGCACCGCGGCTATCTCAGCCAAGCCACCACCTGACTGCCCGTTCACACCGACGAGCCGGTCGTATCGACTGCAGACCTCCACCCTGTACCACACCACAGGACACGAAACACGACGATGACAGATTCGACATACGGAGACGAAGACGACGACACATTCGACGAACAACGAGCCCGCGTCGACCGCCCGATGGTCCGCCTGTTCCGCGAGTACGGCCGCGAGCACTGGGTCGCTATCGTCGGCGGCATCCTCATGGGAATCGCCGCCCACACGATGGCCCTGCTGCCGACGTACGTCCTCGCCGAGACCATCGACGCGGTCTTCATGCAGACGAAGCCGCAGTACTCGCTCCCGCTGGTCCCCCAGTGGCTCGTCCCGGCGAGCCGGACCGGTCAGTTCTGGTTCTCGGTCGGTCTCGTGGGGTTGACCTACCTGAGCTCGACCGTGTTCACCTGGCTGATGGGGCTGGGACTGAACTCCTTCGCCCAGTCCGTCCAGCACAACGTCCGGGCCGATAGCTACGACGCCATGCAGCGACTCGACTACGAGTTCTTCGCCGACAAGCAGACTGGCGAGCTCATGAGCGTCCTGAACAACGACGTGAACCGCCTCGAGCAGTTCCTCAACGGCGGTCTCTTCATCGCCACGATGCTGCTGGTCAACGTCGGCGTGACGGCGGTACTGCTGGCGTACCTCCAGTGGCAACTCGCCCTGCTGACGATGGTCACGGTCCCGGTCATCGGGCTGTTCACCTACAAGTTCGTCCAGACCATCCAGCCGATGTACTCCGAGGTCCGCTCGACGGTCGGTCAGCTCAACTCCCGCCTGGAGAACAACCTCGGCGGTATCGAGGTCATCAAGGCGAGCACGACCGAGGACTTCGAGGCCGACCGCGTCACCGACGCCTCCCAGGAGTACTACGACAAGAACTGGAACGCCATCACGACGCGCGTGAAGTTCTTCCCTGGCCTCCGATTCACCGCCGGTATCGGCTTCGTGCTGACGTTCGCCGTCGGCGGCCACTGGGTCCTGACGGGACAGGCCCCGCCGCTGATGAGCGGGACGCTTCGCGTCGGTACCTTCGTGGCGTTCGTCTACCTCGGCCAGCGGTTCATCTGGCCGATGAGCCAGTTCGGTGAGCTGGTGAACCTCTACCAGAACGCCCGCGCCTCGGCCGAGCGCATCTTCGGCCTGATGGACGAACCCAGTACCCTCGGTGGCGGCGAGGACCTCCCCGAACTTACCGTCGAGGACGGCACCGTCGCGTACGACCACGTCACCTTCGGCTACGACGACGACGAGACCGTCCTCGAGGACGTCTCCTTCGACGTTTCCGGCGGGGAGATGCTGGCGCTGGTCGGCCCGACCGGGGCCGGCAAGTCCACCGTGCTGAAGCTGCTGCTCCGCCTCTACGACGTGAACGACGGCAGCATCAGCATCGACGGCCAGGACATCCGTGACGTTTCGCCCGAGAGCCTCCGCGATTCAGTCGGCTACGTCAGCCAGGACACCTACCTGTTCTACGGGAGTGTCCGGGACAACATCGCCTACGGCAAGTTCGACGCGACCGACGAGGAGATCGAGGCTGCCGCCAGGGCGGCCGACGCCCACGAGTTCATCAGCGACTTCGAAGACGGCTACGACACCGAGGTCGGTGAACGCGGCGTGAAACTGTCGGGTGGCCAGCGCCAGCGCATCGGCATCGCCCGGGTGCTGCTGCGCGACCCCGACATCCTCCTGCTCGACGAGGCGACCTCGGACGTGGACACCGAGACCGAACTCCGCATCCAGGAGAGCATCGAGAACCTGGTGGCCGACCGCACCGTCATCGCCATCGCGCACCGGCTCTCGACGGTGAAAGACGCCGACCAGATACTCGTACTGGAAGACGGTGCCGTCGAAGAGCGCGGCACCCACGAGGAACTGCTCGAGACGGACGGCACCTACGCCGACCTCTGGGGTGTGCAGGCCGGCGAGCTGGAGACGATTCCCGGCATGGCGTAACCGGCCACGCCGCGGCAACCGGGTAACCATATTCGATTACATTCTCCCTTGCCTGGACACCGAACTTAATAACATAGACTCACAAGGGTTGGTACATGCTGACAGACGAGTTCGGTCGCGAGGTCACCGGGGTCCGGGTCTCCCTCACCGACCGGTGCAACTTCGATTGCGTCTATTGTCACAACGAGGGGTTGGGTGACACGCGGGGGCCGATGGACCCGCAGGACGGCGAGATGAGCGCGGACGACGTGGTCCGGTTCCTCGAGGTGGTCGCGGAGTTCGGCGTGGACAGCGTGAAGTTCACCGGTGGCGAGCCGATGCTCCGCCAGGACCTGGAGGAGATAATCCGGCGGACACCCGACTCGATGGAGGTCTCGATGACGACCAACGGGACGTTCCTGCCCGGCCGTGCGGAGGACCTCGTCGACACCGGCCTCGAACGCGTCAACGTCTCGCAGGACGCGATGGAGCCCGAGGCGTTCGCCGAGGTGACCAAGTCCGGTGCCTACGACCGCGTCATGGAGGGCGTCGAGGCAGCTCTCGACGCCGGCCTCGACCCGGTGAAGCTCAACATGGTCGTGTTCGAGCGAACCGCCGGCTACGTCCCGCAGATGGTCGACCACGTCGCCGAGAACCGCGGGCTCCAGCTCCAGCTCATCGAGTACATGCCCGAACTCACCGGCAACCCCGAGTGGGCCATCGACATCCAGCGCGTCCACGACTGGCTGGCCGAGCAAGCCACGGAGATAGAGCACCGCGAGATGCACGACCGACGACGGTACTGGATCGGCGGCACCAAGGCCTCCGGTGAGGGCGGCATGGTCGAGATCGTCGACCCGGTCGAGAACCCGACGTTCTGTGCGAACTGCCACCGCGTTCGAGTCACCCACGACGGGTTCCTCAAGGGCTGTCTGAACCGCAACGACGACCTCAAGCCGATGGGTGAGATGACGAAACCCGAGATTCGCGAGGCGTTCCGGATGACGGTCGCCGAACGCGTCCCGTACTACGGCGAGTACATGGTCCGCAACGGTGACGGCGAGTGGGAAGTGAATGACAAGTACATCGACGCACCCCCGCAGACCGGCGACTGAGTGGCACTACAGGCGGCGTCGCTCGGTAATGAAGCCCGATTCGTTCTGCTTCGGTCGGCGGAGACTTTCTGGAGTAGCTGGCTGGTTGAATCCAACTGGCTGATTGAATGCTGCCTGAATATTCCAGTTCGCGCGTGCGCGAGCGAGGGAACTGCCGATGAGCAGTCGCCACACCCGGTCCCCGGCACCTGACACTCCGAAACCGGCCGACGAGGACCCCGTCTTCCCCACGCCATCCCCGATACTGTCACACCGTGCCACTCGAACTGCGTTCCGTTGCCCTTAAGTACTGTACGAGAATACGTGTGAACGCAATACGCTGCAGGGGCGCTGGGTCCCGAGTCCGAGAGGGCGAAGATAGACAATCGAGTTGTGGTAGCCAAGCCTGGCCCAAGGCGCAGGGTTGCTAACTCTGTGGCGTCAAGCCTCCGGGGTTCGAATCCCCGCCACAACGTCGGACCTTTCACACCGGCAATTGGGCACGGTGTGAGTCTTCCAACCAGACCGGAAGTGCATCGAGCACTTCCTCCACATATCACACATGAGTGCAGAAGAACCACAGGGCGAACAAGAGGACGAGGACCTTCGGTACTTCGTCCGCATCGGGCAGACAGACCTCGATGGGACGAAGACGGTCGAACGTTCGCTCATCGAGATGAACGGCATCGGCCGACGGACGGCACGAATCGTCGCCGAGGAAGCCGGCGTGGACCGTAAG from Haloarchaeobius sp. HME9146 harbors:
- the citE gene encoding L-malyl-CoA/beta-methylmalyl-CoA lyase; the protein is MPGLARTFQTAPAAVPRDNTAKYLDSALGAEGFEAPDWLVPDLEDGTAPDMKAEALENVIDRLPGHADSFPGEIWPRVQWAYDSEAAREQGREEIHRLVSEVGEHIDGVVVPKVGRLEDVKDAAGVVAEAEREFGFEDGAIGLSVIIETAQARSDLREISLFGHDSRLTGLVFGPVDYTAELGGRDIGSGRPRWDGLLEAMSNEASANDLVAIGGPFDHLFKERAGITFYNADGYADQVEHEAQLGLDGSWSLYPKQTAQANRIHMPTTEELERNVHKIEAFQEAKAGGTGAVTVDGQMVDEATFKNFVNTVETVREIDEAHPDQTSEMYDETLLERALTVDTSWE
- a CDS encoding DUF4112 domain-containing protein, whose amino-acid sequence is MTDTSSSHPAVRRTELVADLLDDAFRVPGTNIRIGLDPLVGLVPGVGDAASAAVSLYIVAEAYRAGVPKLTLVRMLGNVGVDAGVGAIPVVGDAFDAMWKGNKRNVELLKKSLES
- a CDS encoding PAS domain S-box protein; this translates as MSWAREDELILQHTTDIVTVIDSTGIVKYQSPSVERILGYDREELIGKNALMFVHPDDRDRVREALQEALEEPEAVDSVEYRFRHRDGSWRWLESVRTERPADRSADELIVSTRDVTNRKRQEQRLDAIVSNALEAIYVKDVEGRYRFINEHGADYFDMAADEIIGKTDFDLFDAESARQIRTMDERVLAGKENRISEATQYIDGEEHVFLDNKFPYFDENGELQGLVGLSTDITDRKRQQRELEELKEEFETVFRNAQAGLALIDSDEGRAFRFQQLNPVVEAMFGVSSEAACGKTPRDVLGPEPGTTLEANYRECYERQEPLTFRETLELPGGRRTYQTKLAPVVVDGEVTHIVASKLDVTERERRAEQVEALHGATQRLLEAETEQEIADIAVDAAERLLGYPMPTVWFVNDDATALELVAQTDEHRELLEEVEAEQPTHPRGDWLWDLFEAGETKVFECLNRKRLAADIPVDSTVIVPLARFGVLSCGAAKERTFDDADVTLVTILGQSVATALRELASQRELERKNEHLEEFASVVSHDLRGPLTVAALHTELASDDCDTEHLAAIDRAHDRMESLIEDLLTLARQGQSIDETDDVDLGALARRCWQNISASTNEALLQVETEQTIRADEGRLGQLVENLYRNALEHGAEVDGGDDCDGDADDEVAVVRVGPLEGGFFIEDDGPGIPPDLRDKVFESGYSTANGGTGFGLTIVKNVAEAHGWDVSIAESPDGGARFEFTGVEMP
- a CDS encoding uracil-DNA glycosylase, with the translated sequence MDANQDDLANPFGMDENCENCDLCGPRERVVHGYGDVGADFLFVGERPSADAEHAGVPFARDETFLSILRRLMLCRADSDPDEPELANVFVTYLTRCRDPERAPTDEEIATCEPYLNAEIRMINPEVIVPVGERALAEIATEYTTTAAEKFDVYDDHGERFRGRGFELVPMIAPDEQDEDETQTFVEAFAKLMASDYRQTKGRRSR
- a CDS encoding M48 family metalloprotease — translated: MSTATGTDRGLVVRMVLTLAVVAALPVVFLYGLLTVPFAVLSLLGRHQGAVVPAISPLVVGGVAAAALVIQYLVGPSLALRLGHARPADEEEYPRLHASVGRIAQQLDIPKPAVRVVDSRAPNAFAVGRTPSNASIAVTDGLLDTLDDEELDAAVAHELAHVRNRDAALMSVAFLVPTVAFFVAKLVSTVFNGLGHVWIIPGDDDSGGVLVAIAAIILSLLLMGVLAVVFWAAGFLSYRLLSRYREYAADRAAAEATGNPGALVSALTTIENGMERAPERDLRELDGGESALYIVPLSAEMVEEKSLVSPKVFPSSHPPTKERIERLRELV
- a CDS encoding Mrp/NBP35 family ATP-binding protein; translated protein: MDADAILDRLRQVEDPALGDDIVSLGLVNDVEVDGDEVHISLALGAPYSPIETDLANEVREVLADTGLDIDLSAKTDTGLSGDEQVFPNVENVIAVASGKGGVGKSTMAVNIAAGLSDMGARVGLFDADVYGPNVPRMVDADEPPGATKDEKLVPPEKYGMKLMSMAFLVGEDDPVIWRGPMVHKVLTQLWEDVEWGHLDYMVIDLPPGTGDTQLTLLQTVPVTGSVIVTTPQEVALDDARKGLEMFGKHDTVVLGIAENMGSFKCPDCGGEHAIFGEGGGQKFADAHDMPFLGSVPLDPAVRTGGDEGKPVVLDHDNETGQAFRDITEAVADNVGFVKRQQHVNSR
- a CDS encoding ABC transporter ATP-binding protein, which translates into the protein MTDSTYGDEDDDTFDEQRARVDRPMVRLFREYGREHWVAIVGGILMGIAAHTMALLPTYVLAETIDAVFMQTKPQYSLPLVPQWLVPASRTGQFWFSVGLVGLTYLSSTVFTWLMGLGLNSFAQSVQHNVRADSYDAMQRLDYEFFADKQTGELMSVLNNDVNRLEQFLNGGLFIATMLLVNVGVTAVLLAYLQWQLALLTMVTVPVIGLFTYKFVQTIQPMYSEVRSTVGQLNSRLENNLGGIEVIKASTTEDFEADRVTDASQEYYDKNWNAITTRVKFFPGLRFTAGIGFVLTFAVGGHWVLTGQAPPLMSGTLRVGTFVAFVYLGQRFIWPMSQFGELVNLYQNARASAERIFGLMDEPSTLGGGEDLPELTVEDGTVAYDHVTFGYDDDETVLEDVSFDVSGGEMLALVGPTGAGKSTVLKLLLRLYDVNDGSISIDGQDIRDVSPESLRDSVGYVSQDTYLFYGSVRDNIAYGKFDATDEEIEAAARAADAHEFISDFEDGYDTEVGERGVKLSGGQRQRIGIARVLLRDPDILLLDEATSDVDTETELRIQESIENLVADRTVIAIAHRLSTVKDADQILVLEDGAVEERGTHEELLETDGTYADLWGVQAGELETIPGMA